From a region of the Deinococcus metallilatus genome:
- a CDS encoding helix-turn-helix domain-containing protein, with product MTTSFFPTPADTQAAQQQLERFNRQPDFLLPRLAGLMTELLSQLAAGKAVQITALESEITTQQAADLLKVSRPYVVKLLEAGELPHRKVGPRRRLRLDDVLAYKGRLDTQRLAALQVLAADLQEMGLD from the coding sequence ATGACGACGTCCTTTTTCCCCACACCTGCCGACACTCAGGCGGCCCAACAGCAACTGGAACGGTTCAACCGGCAACCTGACTTTCTTCTCCCGCGTCTCGCCGGGCTGATGACCGAACTCCTCTCGCAGCTCGCAGCTGGGAAAGCGGTGCAGATCACGGCTCTGGAATCTGAGATCACCACTCAGCAGGCCGCCGATCTTCTGAAGGTCAGTCGACCATACGTCGTCAAGTTGCTTGAGGCCGGGGAACTCCCGCACCGAAAAGTGGGGCCACGCCGCCGACTTCGTCTGGACGATGTCCTCGCGTATAAAGGGCGCCTGGACACCCAGCGGCTGGCAGCTTTACAGGTCCTCGCGGCTGACCTCCAGGAGATGGGACTGGATTGA
- a CDS encoding L-dopachrome tautomerase-related protein, with protein MNDQAQNLPTDEPVGTLEVVATFGGAMLTGVTVSHTGRIFINFPKWGDDVQFTVAELRDGQPVAYPDQATNDTHPNDPAAALVSVQSVVVDPADRLWILDTGSPMFQPTQYGGPKLLCVDLATDQVVRTILFPQDVALPTSYLNDVRFDLRRGEAGMAFITDSAQQGPNGLIVVDLDSGESWRKLHDDPSTKAQDLQDFLPIVEGRPFLERKDGEVKQGAGMGSDGIAISADGSRLYYCPLGSRRLYSVSTDALADRSLEDQAVAAAVRDEGDRGGASDGLESDADGYIYSGNYEHNAILRRKEGGVWETVVHDPRLLWPDTMSVANDGYLYVTANQLHRQARYHGGQDLRRKPYSLFRIRIDAQPVLLR; from the coding sequence ATGAACGATCAGGCGCAAAACCTGCCCACCGACGAACCCGTCGGAACGCTGGAGGTGGTGGCGACCTTTGGCGGTGCGATGCTCACGGGCGTGACGGTGTCCCACACGGGGCGCATCTTCATCAACTTTCCCAAGTGGGGCGACGACGTGCAATTCACGGTCGCCGAATTGCGGGACGGCCAACCGGTGGCCTACCCGGATCAGGCGACGAACGACACCCATCCGAATGATCCTGCCGCCGCCCTGGTGTCGGTGCAGAGTGTCGTGGTCGATCCGGCTGACCGGCTGTGGATTCTCGACACCGGCAGTCCGATGTTCCAGCCCACGCAGTACGGAGGGCCGAAGCTCCTCTGCGTGGACCTGGCGACGGATCAGGTGGTCCGGACGATCCTCTTTCCACAGGACGTGGCCCTGCCCACCTCGTACCTCAACGACGTGCGCTTCGACCTGAGGCGCGGTGAGGCGGGGATGGCCTTTATCACCGACTCGGCGCAACAGGGACCCAACGGCCTGATCGTGGTGGACCTCGACAGCGGTGAGAGCTGGCGGAAGTTGCATGACGATCCCTCCACCAAGGCGCAGGACCTGCAAGATTTCCTCCCCATCGTCGAGGGACGGCCTTTTCTGGAACGCAAGGACGGAGAGGTCAAGCAGGGTGCGGGGATGGGATCGGACGGCATCGCCATCTCGGCCGACGGCTCACGCCTGTACTACTGCCCGCTCGGCAGTCGGCGGCTTTATAGCGTGAGCACCGATGCCCTGGCGGACCGTTCTCTGGAGGACCAGGCGGTCGCCGCCGCCGTCCGGGACGAAGGGGATCGGGGCGGGGCCTCGGACGGGCTGGAGTCCGACGCGGACGGGTACATCTACTCCGGGAACTACGAACACAACGCCATCCTGCGGCGCAAGGAAGGGGGCGTGTGGGAGACCGTCGTTCACGACCCACGCCTGCTGTGGCCCGATACCATGTCCGTGGCGAATGATGGCTACCTCTACGTGACCGCCAATCAACTCCACCGTCAGGCGCGTTATCACGGCGGGCAGGACTTGCGCCGCAAGCCCTACAGCCTCTTCCGGATCAGGATTGACGCCCAGCCCGTCCTGTTACGGTGA
- a CDS encoding creatininase family protein, translating into MRVCEMNWMQLEAYLERDDRAVIPLGSTEQHGYLSLCVDNILPERLAAEVAEPLGVPVFPTLNYGITPYFAAYPGSVSLRVETYLRVLRDILDSLARSGFRRFLLVNGHGGNSPAQGLVAEWTAEHPDCQVLFHNWWNAPRAWQEVQRIDPVASHASWMENFPWTRLTGVQLPDIQKPMTDLDRLRLLAPARLRETLGDGNYGGLYQRPDEDMQALWNAAVQETRDLLQHGWLPQPDAAAQERA; encoded by the coding sequence ATGCGTGTCTGTGAAATGAACTGGATGCAGCTCGAAGCCTATCTGGAGCGCGACGACCGCGCCGTAATCCCGCTGGGCAGCACCGAGCAGCACGGCTACCTGAGCCTGTGCGTGGACAACATCCTGCCTGAGCGGCTGGCGGCGGAGGTCGCGGAGCCGCTCGGCGTGCCGGTCTTTCCCACCCTGAACTACGGCATCACGCCCTATTTCGCGGCGTATCCCGGTTCGGTCAGCCTGCGGGTGGAAACGTACCTGCGCGTGCTGCGGGACATCCTCGACAGCCTGGCGCGCAGCGGTTTCCGCCGCTTCTTGCTGGTGAACGGGCACGGGGGCAACAGCCCCGCGCAGGGTTTGGTGGCGGAATGGACCGCCGAGCATCCCGACTGCCAGGTGCTGTTCCACAACTGGTGGAACGCGCCGCGGGCCTGGCAGGAGGTGCAGCGCATCGACCCGGTGGCGTCCCATGCGTCCTGGATGGAGAACTTTCCCTGGACGCGCCTGACAGGGGTGCAGCTCCCGGACATCCAGAAACCGATGACGGACCTGGACCGCCTGCGCCTGCTGGCTCCCGCACGCCTGCGCGAGACGCTGGGGGACGGGAATTACGGCGGGCTGTACCAGCGGCCCGACGAGGACATGCAGGCCCTCTGGAACGCGGCGGTGCAGGAAACCCGCGACCTGTTGCAGCACGGCTGGCTGCCGCAGCCGGACGCCGCAGCGCAGGAGCGCGCATGA
- a CDS encoding dipeptidase: protein MTEAVEAYLRQHEARHLEELREFVALPSVSTDSRHAPDVRRAAEWVAAQLRAAGPLDVRVHDTAGHPVVTAEWTGAPGAPTILIYGHYDVQPPDPLDRWDSPPFELSERDGRLYGRGVSDDKAPLLIPIKVVEAYFAAQGTLPVNVKFLFEGEEEIGSPSLAPFVRAHADALRADFVVSADGGMWRADIPTLTVSARGLCGLEFTLRGPAKDLHSGRHGGAVQNPLHAVSALIASLHDPDGRVAVAGFYDGVADPSPKERADYAALPFDEEAYLREVGSPGPFGEPGYTTLERQWRRPTLEVNGLWGGYTGEGSKTVLPSEAHAKITCRLVPGQDPQAVRDKVAAHLHTHCPPGVTLDLHLSDHGAPAYRIPDDHLGLRVARAAQRDVYGTEPLTVGMGGSIPICETFHEALGMDTVFFSFAVGDENIHAPNEFFRLPRFGEGTRAWARYFAHLAHLEEPAAI from the coding sequence ATGACGGAAGCGGTCGAGGCCTACTTGCGGCAACACGAGGCACGCCACCTGGAGGAGTTGCGCGAGTTCGTGGCGCTGCCCAGCGTCAGCACCGACTCGCGGCACGCGCCTGATGTCCGCCGCGCTGCGGAATGGGTCGCCGCGCAACTCCGCGCCGCTGGTCCGCTGGATGTCCGTGTCCACGACACCGCCGGGCATCCGGTGGTGACGGCGGAGTGGACCGGTGCCCCCGGCGCGCCCACCATCCTGATCTACGGCCACTACGACGTGCAGCCCCCCGATCCCCTCGACCGCTGGGATTCTCCCCCCTTCGAGCTGAGCGAACGGGACGGACGCCTGTACGGGCGCGGCGTGTCGGACGACAAGGCCCCCCTGCTGATCCCGATCAAGGTGGTCGAGGCGTATTTCGCGGCGCAGGGGACCCTGCCCGTCAACGTGAAGTTCCTGTTCGAGGGCGAGGAGGAGATCGGCAGCCCCAGCCTCGCGCCCTTCGTGCGGGCGCACGCGGACGCACTGCGGGCCGATTTCGTGGTGTCGGCGGACGGGGGCATGTGGCGGGCGGACATTCCCACGCTCACGGTCAGTGCACGCGGCCTGTGCGGGCTGGAATTCACGCTGCGCGGCCCCGCCAAGGACCTGCACTCCGGGCGGCACGGGGGCGCAGTCCAGAACCCCCTGCACGCGGTCTCCGCGCTGATCGCCTCCCTGCACGACCCGGACGGGCGCGTGGCGGTGGCGGGTTTCTACGACGGCGTGGCCGACCCCAGTCCGAAGGAACGGGCAGACTACGCGGCGCTCCCCTTCGACGAGGAAGCCTATCTGCGCGAGGTCGGCAGTCCCGGCCCCTTCGGCGAGCCGGGATACACCACCCTGGAACGCCAGTGGCGGCGGCCCACCCTGGAGGTCAATGGCCTGTGGGGCGGCTACACGGGGGAGGGCAGCAAGACCGTCCTCCCCAGCGAGGCGCACGCGAAGATCACCTGCCGTCTGGTGCCCGGGCAGGACCCACAGGCCGTGCGGGACAAGGTCGCCGCCCACCTGCATACTCACTGTCCGCCCGGCGTGACGCTCGACCTGCACCTCTCGGATCACGGCGCTCCCGCCTACCGCATTCCCGACGACCACCTGGGCCTGCGCGTGGCGCGCGCCGCGCAGCGCGACGTGTACGGCACCGAACCCCTCACCGTGGGGATGGGCGGCAGCATTCCCATCTGCGAGACATTCCACGAGGCGCTGGGGATGGACACGGTGTTCTTCTCCTTCGCGGTGGGGGACGAGAACATCCACGCCCCCAACGAGTTTTTCCGGCTCCCACGCTTCGGCGAGGGGACACGCGCCTGGGCACGCTACTTCGCCCATCTGGCGCATCTTGAGGAACCGGCAGCGATCTGA
- a CDS encoding SDR family NAD(P)-dependent oxidoreductase gives MNIRFDGQTVIVTGAAHGFGRAISLAFAERGANVWACDVNRDGLALTEQQAREQGTALNVRVVDVTDREQIQAFVQEASGGERVDVLVNNAGGVLGQVGRPLEEISEEDWHAIFGVNVDGAFYFAQAVAPLMKARHSGRIVNISSGAGLGVSLTGIQAYASAKAAQIGLTRQLAHELGPFGITVNNVAPGFVRSNPTTERQWESYGEAGQRKLVEGIALKKLGTPEDIASAVLFFASEYAGWITGQVLSVDGGK, from the coding sequence GTGAACATCCGTTTCGATGGGCAGACGGTGATCGTGACGGGGGCGGCCCACGGCTTCGGGCGCGCGATCTCCCTCGCCTTTGCCGAACGCGGCGCGAACGTCTGGGCCTGCGACGTGAACCGAGACGGCCTCGCCCTGACCGAACAACAGGCCCGCGAACAGGGCACGGCGCTGAACGTCCGCGTGGTGGACGTGACCGACCGTGAGCAGATCCAGGCCTTCGTGCAGGAGGCGAGTGGGGGAGAGCGGGTGGACGTGCTGGTGAACAACGCGGGCGGCGTGCTGGGCCAGGTGGGCCGCCCGCTCGAAGAGATCAGTGAGGAGGACTGGCACGCGATCTTCGGCGTGAACGTGGACGGTGCGTTCTACTTCGCGCAGGCGGTGGCCCCGTTGATGAAGGCGCGGCACTCCGGGCGCATCGTCAACATCTCCAGCGGGGCGGGGCTGGGCGTGAGCCTGACCGGCATCCAGGCCTACGCGAGCGCGAAGGCCGCGCAGATCGGCCTGACGCGGCAGCTCGCGCACGAACTCGGCCCTTTCGGCATCACGGTGAACAACGTGGCGCCGGGCTTCGTGCGGAGCAATCCCACCACCGAGCGGCAGTGGGAGAGTTACGGCGAGGCGGGGCAGCGGAAGCTGGTGGAGGGGATCGCCCTCAAGAAGCTGGGCACGCCCGAGGACATCGCCTCCGCTGTCCTGTTCTTCGCGTCGGAGTACGCGGGCTGGATCACCGGCCAGGTCCTCAGCGTCGACGGGGGGAAGTGA
- a CDS encoding succinylglutamate desuccinylase/aspartoacylase family protein, with translation MQDLIQSTEPGTARRVLLDVPLTPTTALPAIVVRGREDGLTLLVTAGVHGAEYASIEAAYRLAGTRAEELRGTLVVLPIVNPNAFYQRSIYVNPIDGRNLNRMFPGRQGGTYAERLAYWLHETYLTHADAYLDLHGGDLVEALEPFSIYARGHEPSRQLALAFGLPHLVASDSSGMSYEVSRTHGVPAIIAEAGGQGQWEARDVQLLVDGGRRVMAHLGMLGETSPERQAVAEYDTFAWLRASASGLWSPAVRAGQQVGRGETVGILRDLLGRELETYPAPASGVVLFCVSSLAMNEGDPLVGIGAQTAAACP, from the coding sequence ATGCAAGACCTGATTCAAAGCACCGAACCCGGCACGGCCCGCCGCGTCCTGCTCGACGTGCCGCTCACCCCCACCACGGCCCTCCCCGCCATCGTCGTCCGGGGACGGGAGGACGGCCTTACCCTGCTGGTGACGGCAGGCGTCCACGGCGCCGAGTACGCGAGCATCGAAGCGGCCTACCGCCTCGCAGGTACCCGTGCGGAAGAACTGCGCGGTACGCTGGTCGTGTTGCCCATCGTGAATCCCAATGCGTTCTACCAGCGCAGCATCTATGTGAACCCGATCGACGGCAGGAACCTCAACCGCATGTTCCCCGGACGGCAGGGCGGCACCTACGCCGAACGGCTGGCGTACTGGCTGCACGAAACGTACCTCACTCACGCCGACGCCTACCTTGACCTGCACGGCGGTGATCTGGTCGAAGCCCTCGAACCCTTCAGCATCTACGCGCGGGGGCACGAGCCGTCCCGTCAGCTCGCCCTCGCCTTCGGCCTGCCGCATCTGGTGGCGAGTGACAGTTCCGGCATGTCTTACGAGGTGAGCCGCACGCATGGGGTTCCCGCCATCATCGCCGAAGCGGGTGGGCAGGGCCAGTGGGAGGCGCGCGACGTACAGCTTCTGGTGGACGGCGGGCGGCGCGTGATGGCGCACCTGGGAATGCTCGGCGAAACGTCGCCTGAACGCCAGGCGGTCGCGGAGTATGACACCTTCGCTTGGTTGCGGGCTTCTGCCTCTGGCCTGTGGTCCCCAGCTGTCCGGGCGGGGCAGCAGGTCGGGCGGGGCGAGACGGTGGGCATTCTGCGTGATTTGCTGGGTCGGGAACTGGAGACGTACCCCGCACCCGCCAGTGGGGTGGTGTTGTTCTGCGTGTCCAGCCTCGCCATGAACGAGGGGGACCCGCTTGTTGGAATCGGTGCCCAGACTGCCGCGGCGTGTCCTTGA
- a CDS encoding low temperature requirement protein A: MPGSTNELGDETASGTWRSPDRPLFEPPRLRTGEQGERKTTWMELFFDLVFVVAVDQVARRLEGGVTGSAVLGFLVLAVPVWWAWVGYVYYVDRFGTDDLSDRLITLVQMGLALTLALRAQDALGPGAAGFALAYGGFRLILALGYANAARAAPEARVPASRFALGYGLAALLWLVSALVPAPARFWLWGVAFLVDVGTPLVLARWNVRFPPNTGHLQERFGNFTLIVLGESAVGVVEGLRQQTQGPAEGVAALALLLAFALWWVYFETSDGAAVQAVREGRTAPYNIWLYAHLPFTVGIGAGAMGVTHAIREATQPALPDPSRWLLAGATALCFAALAAINWAYLASGSRWDGPQVGWNLLAAGLALGIGAFAGGLPALGVMGLLTAASLLPVGLDLGRRARRQGG, encoded by the coding sequence ATGCCAGGCAGCACCAACGAGTTGGGGGACGAGACGGCCTCGGGCACCTGGCGGAGTCCCGACCGGCCGCTCTTTGAACCCCCGCGCCTGCGGACCGGCGAGCAGGGGGAGCGCAAGACGACGTGGATGGAGCTGTTCTTCGACCTCGTCTTCGTGGTGGCGGTGGACCAGGTGGCGCGGCGGCTGGAAGGGGGCGTCACGGGAAGCGCCGTCCTGGGCTTCCTGGTCCTGGCGGTCCCGGTCTGGTGGGCCTGGGTCGGCTACGTCTACTACGTGGACCGCTTCGGCACCGATGACCTGAGTGACCGCCTGATCACGCTGGTCCAGATGGGGCTGGCGCTGACGCTCGCCCTGCGGGCACAGGACGCCCTGGGGCCGGGGGCTGCCGGGTTTGCGCTCGCCTACGGGGGGTTCCGGCTGATCCTGGCCCTCGGTTACGCCAACGCGGCGCGGGCGGCCCCCGAGGCGCGGGTGCCCGCCTCACGCTTCGCGCTGGGCTACGGCCTCGCGGCGCTGCTGTGGCTGGTCTCGGCGCTGGTGCCCGCGCCTGCCCGCTTCTGGCTGTGGGGCGTCGCCTTCCTGGTGGATGTCGGCACCCCGCTGGTGCTGGCGCGCTGGAACGTCCGCTTCCCACCCAACACCGGGCACCTGCAGGAGCGCTTCGGCAACTTCACGCTGATCGTCCTGGGCGAGAGCGCCGTGGGGGTGGTGGAGGGACTCCGCCAGCAGACCCAGGGACCGGCGGAGGGGGTCGCGGCCCTGGCGCTGCTGCTGGCCTTCGCGCTGTGGTGGGTGTACTTCGAGACGTCGGACGGTGCGGCGGTTCAGGCCGTCAGGGAGGGCCGCACCGCGCCCTACAACATCTGGCTGTACGCCCACCTGCCCTTCACGGTGGGCATCGGGGCCGGGGCGATGGGCGTCACGCACGCCATCCGCGAGGCCACGCAACCGGCCCTGCCCGACCCGTCGCGCTGGCTGCTGGCGGGGGCCACCGCGCTGTGCTTCGCGGCGCTCGCCGCCATCAACTGGGCTTACCTGGCCTCGGGCAGCCGCTGGGATGGCCCGCAGGTGGGCTGGAACCTCCTTGCGGCGGGGCTGGCGCTGGGAATCGGGGCCTTCGCGGGCGGCCTGCCCGCCCTCGGCGTGATGGGGCTGCTCACGGCGGCGAGCCTGCTGCCGGTCGGGTTGGATCTCGGGCGCCGCGCCCGTCGCCAGGGCGGATGA
- a CDS encoding ketopantoate reductase family protein, with product MRVLVWGAGAIGGTLGASFTRAGHDVTLVDRAPEHVQAIRGTGLGITGPIDEFSVRAPAFTPEELQGTWDTVILCTKAQDTAQAARQLEPHLTAHGVVVSAQNGLNELVLARELGEARVMGCFVNFGADYHGPGLIHYGGRGAVVLGELDGQDTPRLHDLHGLFLTFDDRAITTPNIWGYLWSKLAYGALLFATALTNDSIADALARLEYRSTYMALAREVLRVAAAQGIRPEAFDGFDPAAFLPGASDEQAARSLDDLVAFNRRSAKTHSGIWRDLAVRRRPTEVVQEESIVRAGREVGVPTPITARLVAIVRDLEAGRRSLGLENLDLLRETAEAAGSRA from the coding sequence ATGAGGGTGCTGGTGTGGGGCGCGGGGGCGATCGGCGGCACGCTGGGCGCCTCCTTCACCCGCGCCGGACATGACGTGACCCTGGTGGACCGCGCCCCGGAACACGTGCAGGCGATCCGGGGCACCGGCCTGGGGATCACCGGCCCCATCGACGAGTTCAGCGTGCGGGCGCCCGCCTTCACCCCCGAGGAACTTCAAGGCACCTGGGACACGGTCATCCTCTGCACCAAGGCGCAGGACACCGCGCAGGCGGCGCGGCAACTGGAGCCGCACCTCACGGCCCACGGCGTCGTCGTCTCGGCGCAGAACGGCCTGAACGAGTTGGTGCTGGCGCGCGAGCTGGGGGAAGCGCGGGTGATGGGCTGCTTCGTGAACTTCGGCGCGGATTACCACGGCCCCGGCCTGATTCACTACGGGGGGCGCGGGGCGGTGGTGTTGGGTGAGCTGGACGGGCAGGACACACCCCGCCTGCACGACCTGCACGGGCTGTTCCTGACCTTCGATGACCGGGCCATCACCACGCCGAACATCTGGGGCTACCTGTGGAGCAAGCTGGCGTACGGGGCGCTGCTGTTCGCCACGGCCCTCACGAACGACAGCATTGCCGACGCGCTGGCCCGCCTGGAGTACCGTTCCACCTACATGGCCCTCGCGCGTGAGGTGCTGCGGGTGGCCGCCGCGCAGGGTATCCGGCCCGAGGCGTTCGACGGCTTCGACCCGGCGGCGTTCCTGCCGGGGGCCAGCGACGAGCAGGCCGCGCGGTCCCTGGACGATCTGGTCGCTTTCAACCGCCGCTCGGCCAAGACCCACAGCGGTATCTGGCGTGACCTGGCGGTCCGGCGGCGGCCCACCGAGGTCGTGCAGGAGGAGAGTATCGTCCGGGCCGGGCGCGAGGTGGGGGTACCGACGCCCATCACCGCGCGCCTGGTGGCGATCGTTCGGGACCTGGAGGCGGGGCGGCGGTCCCTGGGCCTCGAAAACTTGGACCTGCTGCGCGAAACCGCCGAGGCGGCGGGGAGCCGGGCGTGA
- a CDS encoding glutathione-independent formaldehyde dehydrogenase: MKAVVYNGPRDVAVKNVPDAQIQRPTDVLVRITSTNICGSDLHMYEGRTDFEKGSIFGHENFGEVIEVGEAVDRVKVGDLVVLPFNIGCGFCKNCERGLSAFCLTTANPGMAGAAYGFADMGPYPGGQAELLRVPYGDYNCLLLPPDAREKEADYVMLADIFPTGWHATRLAGLCPGESVVVYGAGPVGLMAAYSAMLQGACMVMVVDHHADRLRLAESIGAIAIDDSQVNPVDRVMELTNGIGADRGCECVGYQCHDYHGKEIPGLTMNNLVKSVKFTGGIGAVGVFEPLDPGGATQLAKHGEIPFDWGMLWFRGQHVGTGQCNVKAYNRQLRDLIAVGRAEPSFIVSHNLALDEAPDAYKNFDERNDGWTKVILHPTT, encoded by the coding sequence ATGAAAGCAGTCGTCTACAACGGTCCCCGCGATGTGGCGGTGAAGAACGTCCCGGATGCTCAGATTCAGCGTCCCACCGACGTCCTGGTCAGGATCACCAGCACCAACATCTGCGGCAGCGACCTCCACATGTACGAGGGCCGCACCGATTTCGAGAAGGGCAGCATCTTCGGTCACGAGAACTTTGGCGAAGTGATCGAGGTCGGCGAGGCGGTCGACCGGGTGAAGGTCGGGGACCTGGTGGTCTTGCCCTTCAACATCGGCTGCGGCTTTTGCAAGAACTGCGAGAGGGGCCTGAGTGCCTTCTGCCTCACGACCGCCAACCCTGGCATGGCCGGTGCGGCCTACGGCTTTGCCGACATGGGGCCTTACCCGGGCGGGCAGGCCGAACTCCTGCGGGTGCCCTACGGGGACTACAACTGCCTGCTGCTCCCCCCGGACGCCCGGGAAAAGGAGGCCGACTACGTGATGCTGGCCGACATCTTCCCGACCGGCTGGCACGCGACCCGGCTGGCGGGGCTGTGCCCCGGCGAGTCGGTCGTGGTCTACGGCGCCGGTCCCGTGGGCCTGATGGCGGCCTACTCCGCCATGCTTCAGGGTGCCTGCATGGTGATGGTGGTGGACCACCACGCCGACCGGCTGCGGCTCGCCGAGAGCATCGGGGCCATCGCCATCGACGACTCACAGGTGAACCCGGTGGACCGGGTGATGGAACTGACCAACGGGATCGGGGCGGACCGGGGCTGCGAGTGCGTGGGGTATCAGTGCCACGACTATCACGGCAAGGAAATTCCCGGGTTGACCATGAACAACCTGGTGAAATCGGTGAAGTTCACCGGGGGGATCGGCGCGGTGGGTGTCTTCGAGCCGCTGGACCCGGGCGGGGCCACCCAGCTCGCCAAACACGGCGAGATTCCTTTCGACTGGGGAATGTTGTGGTTCCGGGGGCAGCATGTGGGCACCGGGCAGTGCAACGTCAAGGCGTACAACCGCCAGTTGCGCGACCTGATCGCGGTGGGCCGGGCCGAACCGTCCTTCATCGTCTCGCACAATCTGGCGCTGGACGAGGCGCCCGACGCCTACAAGAACTTCGACGAGCGCAACGACGGCTGGACCAAGGTGATCCTCCACCCCACCACCTGA
- a CDS encoding ABC transporter permease, protein MTTLTPPAATRRTWLRKWLRRPTVVLGAALVLLFLFLAVAAPLVAPYDPIQQDFLRPTMPPSPQHWLGTDQYGRDLLSRVIYGARTALLAVLVADGLALVLGGFLGLLAGYYRGWVDSVLMRVMDVLLAFPYLLLALIIVAGLGPSLLNAMIAIGIVYTPQYARLIRGQVLSVRELEYVQSARALGANDARVMLRHVLPNSVIALVVLATLQAGTVIVETAALSFLGLGAQPPTPDWGAILADGQSYFLTAWWIATFPGLAILLVVLGFNLLGDALRDQLDPRRR, encoded by the coding sequence ATGACCACCTTGACCCCACCGGCGGCAACGCGGCGCACGTGGCTGCGCAAGTGGTTACGCCGCCCCACGGTGGTGCTCGGTGCCGCGCTGGTGCTGCTGTTCCTGTTCCTGGCCGTCGCCGCGCCGCTGGTGGCACCCTACGACCCCATTCAGCAGGACTTCCTGCGGCCCACCATGCCGCCCAGTCCTCAGCACTGGCTGGGCACCGACCAGTATGGCCGCGACCTGCTCAGCCGCGTGATCTACGGGGCGCGAACTGCCCTGCTCGCCGTGCTGGTCGCGGACGGCCTGGCCCTGGTCCTGGGAGGCTTCCTGGGACTGCTGGCTGGGTACTACCGTGGCTGGGTGGACAGCGTGCTGATGCGGGTGATGGACGTGCTGCTGGCTTTCCCATACCTGCTGCTCGCGCTGATCATCGTGGCGGGGCTGGGGCCGAGCCTGCTCAATGCCATGATCGCCATCGGGATCGTGTACACGCCGCAGTACGCCCGGCTGATTCGCGGGCAGGTGCTCTCGGTGCGCGAACTGGAGTACGTGCAGTCGGCGCGGGCGCTGGGCGCGAACGACGCGCGCGTGATGCTGCGGCACGTCCTGCCCAACAGCGTGATCGCGCTGGTGGTCCTCGCCACCCTCCAGGCCGGGACGGTGATCGTCGAGACGGCGGCCCTGTCCTTCCTGGGCCTGGGCGCGCAGCCTCCCACCCCCGACTGGGGGGCGATCCTGGCGGACGGGCAGAGTTACTTCCTGACCGCCTGGTGGATCGCCACCTTTCCCGGCCTCGCCATCCTGCTCGTCGTGCTGGGCTTCAACCTGCTAGGAGACGCCCTGCGCGACCAGCTCGACCCCCGCCGCCGTTAG
- a CDS encoding putative quinol monooxygenase, with the protein MVTLGLLIRLEAKPGKEADVENLLKGGLPLVQQEPATTAWFGIRLGPSTFGIFDVFPDESGREAHLSGRVAAALKENAELFARAPDIEKIDVMAAKLPG; encoded by the coding sequence ATGGTGACCCTGGGACTGCTCATCCGGCTGGAGGCCAAGCCTGGAAAAGAGGCGGACGTCGAGAACTTGCTGAAGGGAGGGCTGCCGCTGGTTCAGCAGGAACCGGCGACGACCGCCTGGTTCGGAATCCGCCTGGGACCTTCGACCTTCGGCATCTTCGACGTGTTTCCCGACGAGTCGGGCCGGGAAGCGCACCTGTCGGGCCGCGTCGCAGCGGCACTCAAGGAGAACGCCGAACTGTTCGCGCGGGCACCCGACATCGAGAAGATTGATGTCATGGCGGCCAAGCTCCCCGGTTAG
- a CDS encoding ParA family protein, whose product MAEVISVLSRKGGVGKTVTALYTAALLKRQERDVAVLDKDPEGSAGAWARAAGDLPFPIYPDGKAAQAMKHDWVVVDTPPNDPRALGDAARIARRVIVVAKCNALEADRLIPTLDALAASGFSGPWGILLTQARGGLGREMQLALEEEELPVYGVIPHLVKYEQAFGTLPEDLSEYRVALAEVLR is encoded by the coding sequence ATGGCAGAAGTAATTTCGGTCCTTTCCCGTAAAGGGGGCGTCGGGAAGACCGTAACGGCGCTCTACACGGCCGCTCTCCTTAAGAGGCAGGAGCGTGACGTGGCGGTGCTCGATAAGGACCCTGAAGGCAGCGCTGGAGCCTGGGCAAGGGCGGCGGGTGACCTGCCCTTTCCCATCTATCCCGACGGGAAGGCAGCGCAGGCCATGAAGCATGACTGGGTGGTAGTGGATACCCCACCCAATGATCCGAGAGCGCTGGGAGACGCCGCCCGCATCGCCAGACGTGTGATCGTCGTGGCCAAGTGCAATGCCCTGGAAGCAGACCGCCTGATTCCTACTCTTGACGCCCTGGCGGCCTCCGGCTTCAGCGGACCTTGGGGCATCTTGCTGACCCAGGCGCGCGGGGGGCTGGGCCGGGAGATGCAACTTGCGTTGGAAGAAGAGGAGCTGCCGGTGTACGGCGTCATCCCGCACCTCGTGAAGTACGAGCAGGCCTTCGGCACCTTGCCGGAGGACCTCTCCGAGTACCGTGTGGCCCTCGCGGAGGTGCTCAGGTGA